A portion of the Sphaerochaeta pleomorpha str. Grapes genome contains these proteins:
- a CDS encoding ABC transporter ATP-binding protein: protein MNEKKSVSVTLEHVTKRFKDVKGKSDVIAVNDSNLVIQPGELVTLLGPSGCGKTTTLRMIAGFELPSEGKIFIGNEEVTMLPPNKRDTATMFQSYGLFPHMTVFDNVAYGLKLRKVPVEEIKVRVEETLAMVGLADYGDRAPSKLSGGQQQRVALARSLIVAPSVLLLDEPLSNLDALLREQMRVEIRKIQKTLGITAVYVTHDRVEAMSLSDRVVVMKNGFVRQIGAPSEIYEAPNSRFVAGFVGKATFFPVKVKNHDGKLWTCILGDKEVVASQAGENVAVGDEAVLMARPESLRVVEPGKGHIEGTVRMNVYLGNSLEAFINTSFGEVLVQIDDPHAKKVYPEGAKISIDFAPDRVRLLENNED, encoded by the coding sequence ATGAACGAAAAGAAAAGTGTATCGGTAACGCTTGAGCATGTTACGAAACGATTCAAGGATGTAAAAGGCAAGTCTGATGTAATTGCCGTCAATGATTCGAATTTGGTTATCCAACCAGGCGAGCTGGTAACCTTGCTGGGCCCTTCCGGTTGTGGAAAAACAACAACCTTGAGGATGATTGCGGGTTTTGAGCTTCCCTCAGAGGGAAAAATCTTTATAGGGAACGAGGAAGTTACCATGCTCCCTCCCAACAAGAGAGATACTGCAACAATGTTCCAGAGCTATGGCCTCTTTCCCCATATGACTGTATTCGATAACGTGGCCTACGGATTGAAACTCAGGAAAGTCCCTGTTGAGGAAATCAAGGTACGGGTCGAGGAAACCCTGGCAATGGTTGGGTTGGCCGACTATGGGGATCGAGCCCCATCGAAACTGTCAGGCGGGCAGCAACAGCGCGTAGCCTTGGCACGAAGCCTTATCGTTGCCCCTTCGGTCCTGCTTCTGGACGAACCCCTGTCCAACCTTGATGCACTGCTGCGCGAACAGATGCGTGTTGAAATCAGGAAAATCCAGAAAACCCTGGGCATTACCGCTGTATATGTCACCCATGACCGTGTTGAAGCTATGAGTCTCTCAGACCGGGTTGTTGTCATGAAAAATGGCTTCGTCCGCCAGATAGGAGCCCCATCAGAAATCTATGAAGCTCCCAACTCACGTTTCGTAGCTGGTTTCGTAGGAAAAGCAACATTCTTTCCTGTCAAAGTAAAAAACCATGATGGGAAGCTATGGACCTGTATCCTTGGGGACAAAGAGGTTGTAGCAAGTCAGGCCGGTGAAAACGTAGCGGTAGGGGATGAAGCCGTCTTGATGGCACGCCCAGAATCATTGCGCGTCGTGGAACCTGGGAAAGGGCATATAGAGGGAACGGTAAGGATGAATGTCTATCTTGGAAACAGCCTTGAGGCATTTATCAATACTTCTTTCGGAGAAGTCCTCGTACAGATTGATGACCCCCATGCCAAGAAGGTATACCCTGAAGGTGCAAAGATCTCAATTGATTTTGCCCCCGACAGGGTCAGGCTCCTGGAAAACAACGAAGACTAA